The proteins below are encoded in one region of Aspergillus nidulans FGSC A4 chromosome III:
- the tcsC gene encoding protein nikA (transcript_id=CADANIAT00005966), producing the protein MACADETLTAAAAIIQNLVREAPSSGSPSFEFNFSPQSTNGVDSLPKLPGEPSLAKVRFENELEALVRRIHRMEVQSQQNHTQHAEHTQHLHKRRKSSKDTEPEILDESDGAASDEDEEEGATTLVREEDISYLRNYVQKQAEEISFQKNIITQVREELQLQEVQTRRALTKVENEDVVLLERELRKHQQANEAFQKALREIGGIITQVANGDLSMKVQIHPLEMDPEIATFKRTINTMMDQLQVFGSEVSRVAREVGTEGILGGQAQITGVHGIWKELTENVNIMAKNLTDQVREIAVVTTAVAHGDLSQKIESRAQGEILELQQTINTMVDQLRTFATEVTRVARDVGTEGVLGGQAQIEGVQGMWNELTVNVNAMANNLTTQVRDIATVTKAVAKGDLTQKVQANCKGEIAELKNIINSMVDQLRQFAQEVTKIAKEVGTDGVLGGQATVNDVEGTWKDLTENVNRMANNLTTQVREIADVTTAVAKGDLSKKVTANVQGEILDLKSTINGMVDRLNTFAFEVSKVAREVGTDGTLGGQAKVDNVEGKWKDLTDNVNTMAQNLTSQVRSISDVTQAIAKGDLSKKIEVHAQGEILTLKVTINHMVDRLAKFATELKKVARDVGVDGKMGGQANVEGIAGTWKEITEDVNTMAENLTSQVRAFGEITDAATDGDFTKLITVNASGEMDELKRKINKMVSNLRDSIQRNTAAREAAELANRTKSEFLANMSHEIRTPMNGIIGMTQLTLDTDDLKPYTREMLNVVHNLANSLLTIIDDILDISKIEANRMVIESIPFTVRGTVFNALKTLAVKANEKFLSLTYQVDNTVPDYVIGDPFRLRQIILNLVGNAIKFTEHGEVKLTICKSDREQCAANEYAFEFSVSDTGIGIEEDKLDLIFDTFQQADGSTTRRFGGTGLGLSISKRLVNLMGGDVWVTSEYGHGSTFHFTCVVKLADQSLNVIASQILPYKNHRVLFIDKGENGPEAENVLKMLKKLDLEPLVVRNEDHVPPPEIQDPSGKESGHAYDVIIVDSVNTARMLRTYDDFKYVPIVLVCPLVCVSLKSALDLGISSYMTTPCEPIDLGNGMLPALEGRSTPITTDHSRSFDILLAEDNDVNQKLAVKILEKHNHNVSVVGNGLEAVEAVKQRRYDVILMDVQMPVMGGFEATGKIREYERDSGLSRTPIIALTAHAMLGDREKCIQAQMDEYLSKPLKQNQMMQTILKCATLGGSLLEKSKESRISSSGEMHHVHTGPDGKSQRPGMEGRSITSSSATSRTLASTSAERTEQLSIDRVRP; encoded by the exons ATGGCTTGCGCGGACGAGACCCTGAcggccgctgctgccatcATCCAAAATCTCGTCAGAGAAGCCCCTTCATCCGGTTCTCCTTCGTTCGAATTTAACTTCTCCCCACAATCCACGAATGGCGTCGACTCTCTTCCCAAATTACCAGGCGAGCCTAGCTTAGCGAAGGTCAGGTTCGAAAATGAGTTAGAGGCTTTGGTCCGTCGGATTCATCGAATGGAGGTGCAGTCT CAACAAAATCACACACAACATGCCGAGCACACGCAACATCTTCATAAACGGAGAAAGTCTTCCAAAGATACAGAACCTGAGATTCTCGATGAAAGCGATGGAGCGGCAagtgatgaagatgaggaagaaggagctaCGACTCTGGTacgggaagaagatattagCTACCTGCGAAATTACGTCCAGAAACAAGCGGAGGAAATAAGTTTTCAGAAGAACATTATAACCCAGGTCCGTGAAGAGCTACAATTGCAGGAAGTGCAAACAAGACGGGCTCTCACCAAGGTCGAAAATGAGGATGTGGTTTTGCTGGAGCGAGAGCTGCGCAAGCATCAGCAAGCGAACGAAGCCTTCCAGAAGGCCTTACGAGAAATTGGGGGTATCATTACACAGGTTGCTAACGGTGACCTGTCAATGAAAGTTCAAATTCATCCACTGGAAATGGATCCTGAAATTGCCACATTCAAGCGGACAATCAACACTATGATGGACCAGCTTCAAGTTTTCGGTAGTGAGGTGTCCCGCGTCGCTCGTGAGGTCGGAACAGAAGGTATTCTTGGTGGACAGGCTCAAATCACTGGGGTCCATGGTATCTGGAAAGAGCTGACGGAGAATGTCAACATTATGGCCAAGAATTTGACGGATCAAGTGCGTGAAATCGCCGTAGTGACAACGGCTGTTGCACATGGTGATCTCAGCCAGAAGATCGAAAGCCGGGCTCAGGGTGAAATCCTCGAGCTACAACAAACGATCAATACCATGGTGGACCAACTCCGGACCTTTGCTACAGAGGTGACTCGCGTCGCTCGTGATGTCGGTACAGAAGGTGTTCTCGGCGGTCAAGCGCAGATTGAAGGTGTCCAAGGCATGTGGAATGAACTTACGGTGAACGTGAACGCCATGGCGAATAATTTGACGACACAAGTGCGCGATATTGCGACTGTTACCAAGGCCGTCGCTAAGGGTGACCTTACCCAGAAGGTGCAGGCTAACTGCAAAGGGGAGATAGCGGAGCTCAAGAACATCATCAATTCCATGGTTGACCAACTTCGACAATTCGCGCAGGAGGTTACCAAGATTGCGAAGGAGGTCGGCACAGACGGTGTACTCGGTGGTCAAGCTACTGTAAATGATGTGGAAGGCACATGGAAAGATCTGACCGAAAACGTCAACCGCATGGCCAACAACTTGACTACTCAAGTCAGGGAGATTGCTGATGTTACTACTGCCGTCGCAAAGGGAGATCTCAGCAAGAAAGTCACCGCCAATGTCCAGGGCGAAATACTAGATCTCAAAAGCACGATCAACGGCATGGTGGACCGACTAAATACATTTGCTTTCGAAGTTAGCAAAGTCGCCAGGGAGGTCGGAACCGATGGTACGCTAGGTGGCCAagccaaggtcgacaatGTAGAAGGAAAATGGAAAGATCTCACCGATAATGTCAACACCATGGCTCAGAACCTTACCTCCCAGGTCCGAAGTATATCCGATGTCACACAAGCTATTGCCAAGGGTGATTtgagcaagaagattgaAGTTCACGCCCAGGGAGAGATTCTAACCCTCAAAGTCACCATCAATCACATGGTGGATCGTTTGGCGAAATTTGCAACTGAATTGAAGAAGGTTGCCCGCGATGTCGGTGTTGATGGCAAAATGGGCGGCCAAGCTAACGTGGAGGGAATTGCGGGGACGTGGAAGGAGATCACGGAGGATGTCAACACCATGGCCGAAAATCTTACGTCCCAGGTGCGAGCGTTTGGCGAGATTACAGATGCTGCAACGGACGGGGATTTTACCAAGCTGATCACAGTTAACGCTTCTGGTGAGATGGACGAGCTGAAGCGCAAGATCAACAAAATGGTTTCGAACTTGCGGGATAGTATTCAACGAAACACGGCCGCCAGGGAAGCAGCCGAATTGGCTAACCGTACCAAATCCGAGTTTCTGGCAAACATGAGTCACGAAATCAGAACGCCTATGAATGGTATTATTGGCATGACCCAGCTGACTTTGGACACCGACGACCTGAAACCGTACACGCGAGAGATGTTGAATGTCGTGCACAACCTCGCAAACAGTCTATTGACAATTATTGACGACATACTCGATATTTCAAAGATCGAAGCGAACCGTATGGTGATTGAAAGCATCCCCTTCACAGTCCGCGGTACTGTGTTCAACGCCCTGAAGACATTAGCAGTCAAAGCGAACGAGAAGTTCCTGAGTCTGACATATCAAGTCGACAACACAGTCCCCGACTATGTTATTGGTGACCCTTTCCGTCTACGACAGATTATCCTTAACTTGGTCGGTAACGCGATCAAGTTCACCGAGCATGGTGAAGTCAAGCTCACGATATGCAAATCTGACCGGGAGCAATGTGCAGCCAATGAATATGCTTTTGAATTCTCCGTCTCAGATACCGGTATCGGAATTGAGGAAGACAAACTTGATTTGATTTTTGATACCTTCCAACAGGCAGATGGATCGACCACGCGGCGGTTTGGTGGAACAGGTCTCGGTCTTTCCATCTCGAAACGCCTAGTCAATCTGATGGGCGGTGATGTTTGGGTCACCTCCGAATATGGCCACGGGAGTACATTCCACTTCACCTGCGTCGTGAAACTGGCCGACCAGTCACTGAATGTGATTGCCTCACAAATCCTGCCTTACAAGAACCACCGTGTCCTCTTCATAGACAAGGGAGAGAACGGGCCCGAAGCGGAGAACGTTCTGAAGATGCTTAAAAAGCTGGACTTGGAACCGTTGGTCGTGCGTAATGAGGATCATGTGCCGCCACCAGAGATCCAAGATCCTTCCGGCAAGGAGTCCGGTCATGCCTACGATGTAATAATCGTGGATTCTGTGAACACAGCCCGAATGCTTCGGACGTACGATGACTTTAAATACGTCCCCATCGTGCTGGTTTGTCCACTGGTCTGCGTTAGCTTGAAGTCGGCCCTGGATCTCGGAATCAGTTCCTACATGACGACACCATGCGAGCCGATTGATCTGGGCAATGGCATGTTACCTGCGCTCGAGGGGCGCTCCACACCCATAACTACCGACCACTCGCGCTCTTTCGACATTCTTTTAGCTGAGGACAACGACGTTAATCAGAAATTGGCCGTGAAGATCCTTGAGAAACACAACCACAACGTATCGGTGGTTGgcaacggcctcgaagccgTCGAAGCCGTTAAACAGCGCCGCTACGATGTCATACTGATGGACGTCCAAATGCCGGTTATGGGTGGGTTCGAAGCCACTGGCAAGATCCGCGAATACGAACGAGACAGCGGTCTGAGCAGAACACCCATTATCGCTCTTACAGCCCACGCCATGTTGGGTGACCGCGAGAAGTGTATACAAGCACAGATGGACGAGTACTTATCCAAGCCACTGAAGCAAAATCAGATGATGCAAACCATCCTGAAATGCGCTACGCTAGGTGGGTCTCTTCTGGAAAAGAGCAAGGAGTCCCGCATTTCGAGCAGTGGTGAGATGCACCACGTCCATACGGGTCCGGACGGCAAGTCGCAACGCCCGGGAATGGAAGGCCGATCGATCACCTCGTCGAGCGCCACCAGCCGCACGCTCGCTAGCACGAGTGCCGAGCGAACCGAGCAGCTCTCCATAGATAGGGTAAGACCATGA
- a CDS encoding protein amcC (transcript_id=CADANIAT00005964) has product MSPNLRQYSDGSSFEEAQIESTNAGVNKTKPPVLGRQRSKTDDDIAPNTNATSNSLEYTEKPELPPAPYGFQPQRTSDDDLDRRLSSATAPDEVSHRAPASRVTTDADGNTYPEGGLEAWLVVLGSFLGLFASLGLVNTIGSFQAYLQTNQLKDYSSGSIAWIFGIYAFLTFFGGVQVGPVFDARGPRLLVLGGSVLVMLQVITMGFCTQYWHFVLSIGIAGGLGTSMIFTPAVSAIGHYFNERRGVATGLAATGGSVGGVAFPLILESLFPKIGWAWATRVIALICLISLAGACLLVKSRLPKKPASKENVLPDFRIFRSLKLSFTTAGIFFIEWGLFIPISYISSYALAHGTSESLSYQMLAFLNVGSVLGRAIPGFFADHLGRFNTLIVTVALCLVCNVCIWLPAGDSVAIMIVYCVIFGFASGSNISLTPVCISQLLSFGTLTGMPIAGEILARCNGDYWGLITYTICCYASGLISASHDSQQLPNDNGYSIIRVSNIVLETRGPP; this is encoded by the exons ATGTCACCCAACCTCAGACAATACTCCGACGGCTCCTCATTTGAAGAAGCACAGATCGAGTCAACCAACGCCGGTGTTAACAAAACAAAACCGCCGGTGCTAGGTCGACAGCGGTCCAAAACTGATGACGATATTGCACCAAACACCAATGCCACCAGCAACTCACTGGAATATACGGAAAAGCCAGAGCTGCCGCCGGCGCCATATGGCTTCCAACCGCAGCGGACATCCGATGACGACCTTGACAGGCGCCTCTCCAGTGCCACCGCTCCTGATGAAGTCAGCCATCGAGCTCCCGCCAGTCGAGTGACCACCGATGCCGATGGCAACACTTATCCTGAAGGCGGTTTGGAGGCTTGGTTAGTTGTACTAGGCTCCTTCTTGGGCCTCTTCGCATCCCTCGGTCTAGTAAACACCATCGGTTCTTTTCAGGCATATCTTCAGACCAATCAACTGAAAGACtacagctctggaagcatAGCCTGGATCTTTGGCATCTATGCATTCCTTACTTTCTTTGGTGGTGTTCAGGTAGGGCCCGTATTCGACGCCAGGGGACCACGGCTTTTGGTTCTTGGTGGCTCCGTGCTAGTGATGCTGCAGGTGATAACCATGGGCTTCTGTACTCAGTACTGGCATTTCGTCCTTTCAATAGGAATCGCTGGAGGACTAGGAACCTCCATGATCTTCACCCCTGCAGTGTCTGCGATTGGGCACTATTTCAATGAAAGACGTGGAGTAGCAACCGGCCTCGCGGCTACTGGTGGCTCCGTCGGGGGCGTTGCGTTTCCTCTAATACTGGAGAGCCTGTTCCCTAAGATCGGCTGGGCCTGGGCTACGCGAGTCATTGCTTTGATCTGCCTGATATCGCTGGCCGGTGCATGTCTATTGGTGAAGTCGCGGCTGCCAAAGAAGCCAGCCTCGAAGGAGAACGTTCTGCCCGATTTTCGTATCTTTCGCAGCCTCAAGCTCAGCTTCACAACGGCCGGTATCTTCTTCATTGAGTGGGGCCTTTTTATCCCAATCAGCTACATCTCCTCGTATGCTTTGGCCCATGGCACTTCTGAGTCGCTTTCCTATCAGATGCTAGCATTTCTCAATGTGGGCTCCGTCCTCGGAAGAGCAATCCCTGGCTTCTTTGCAGACCATCTCGGCAGATTCAACACTCTTATAGTCACAGTTGCATTGTGTCTTGTTTGCAACGTGTGCATTTGGCTTCCTGCCGGAGACAGCGTGGCCATAATGATTGTGTATTGCGTGATTTTTGGCTTTGCTAGCGGCAGCAACATCAGCCTTACCCCCGTCTGCATTTCACAACTCT TGAGCTTCGG CACCTTGACAGGAATGCCAATTGCGGGTGAAATTTTGGCCCGCTGCAACGGGGACTACTGGGGCCTGATAACCTATACGATCTGCTGCTACGCTAGCGGTCTTATCT CTGCATCTCATGACAGCCAGCAGCTTCCCAACGATAATGGCTATTCCATTATTCGAGTGTCAAATATTGTTCTTGAGACGCGCGGTCCACCTTAG
- a CDS encoding putative sugar transporter (transcript_id=CADANIAT00005963), whose protein sequence is MPFGINPFSKNDKHEYPGVVVPLSSAPANSKTSPDPEKKVGPQDTDAGSLDRSSSAENGVGSMHSHQQSQNGHLTLEILRAEVENDLVASGQDSAYDRKSKIINRAIQDIGMGRYQWELFCLCGFGWLADNLWLQGVALTLPQLSLEFGVDENNVRFTTCSLFLGLCLGASFWGIASDIIGRRPAFNFTLLISGAFGLASGGGPNWVGTCALYACLGLGVGGNLPVDGALFLEFLPFASGNLLTMLSVWWPVGNLIASLLAWAFIPNYTCSGDGPCRKEDNMGWRYLVLTLGALTFVMFVCRFFLFHLYESPKFLLSRGRQDEAVAAVQGIAYKNRTTTWLTVDVLNEIGGHPEQQTREKLSTKEIIQRYMSKFSLERIRGLFATKRLGVTTVILWFCWTTIGMGYPLFNAFLPQYLQRAGGGQSQSTDIVYRNYAITSIVGLPGSVLACFTVDIKYIGRKGTMIAGTLITGVLLFCFTASTDPDIQLVCSSLEAFFQNIMYGVLYAYTPEVFPAPNRGTGSGISSCLNRIAGLCAPIVAIYGASANPDAPIYASGALILAAFVAMIFLPIETRGRQTL, encoded by the exons ATGCCGTTCGGAATCAACCCGTTCTCGAAAAACGATAAGCACGAATACCCCGGCGTGGTTGTGCCTCTTTCCAGTGCGCCCGCGAATTCGAAGACGAGCCCAGATCCAGAGAAGAAAGTAGGCCCTCAAGACACTGACGCTGGAAGTCTCGACAGGTCATCCTCTGCAGAGAATGGTGTGGGGTCGATGCACAGCCACCAGCAGAGTCAGAACGGCCATCTGACCCTGGAGATCCTGCGCGCTGAAGTGGAGAATGATTTGGTTGCTTCTGGCCAGGACTCTGCCTATGATC GCAAGTCAAAGATAATCAACAGGGCTATCCAAGATATCGGTATGGGTCGATACCAATGGGAGCTCTTCTGTCTCTGTGGATTCGGTTGGCTCGCGGACAA TCTCTGGCTGCAG GGTGTCGCACTTACGTTGCCACAACTGTCACTGGAGTTTGGAGTCGATGAAAACAATGTCCGTTTCACGACTTGTTCTCTGTTCCTCGGTCTCTGTCTGGGCGCTTCTTTCTGGGGTATCGCTTCGGATATCATTGGTCGCCGTCCGGCCTTCAACTTCACTCTCTTGATCAGCGGTGCATTCGGTCTTGCCTCTGGTGGTGGGCCAAACTGGGTTGG TACCTGTGCGCTGTATGCCTGCCTGGGTCTTGGTGTCGGTGGAAACCTGCCCGTTGACGGTGCTCTTttcctcgagttcctgccTTTTGCTTCTGGAAACCTTCTAACCATGCTGAGTGTGTGGTGGCCGGTCGGTAATCTGATCGCCAGTCTTCTGGCCTGGGCTTTTATCCCGAACTACACTTGCTCTGGAGACGGACCGTGTAGGAAAGAGGATAACATGGGTTGGAGATATCTAGTCCTGACACTGGGCGCTCTCACCTTCGTCATGTTCGTGTgccgcttcttcctcttccatctttaTGAGTCGCCAAAGTTCTTGCTTTCGCGCGGACGCCAAGACGAGGCTGTCGCTGCAGTTCAAGGTATCGCCTACAAGAACCGCACCACGACCTGGCTCACTGTTGACGTGCTCAACGAGATTGGTGGCCACCCGGAACAGCAAACGCGCGAGAAACTCAGCACCAAGGAGATCATCCAGAGATACATGTCAAAGTTCTCTCTAGAGCGCATCAGGGGTCTTTTCGCTACTAAGAGACTCGGAGTCACCA CCGTGATCCTCTGGTTCTGCTGGACCACCATCGGAATGGGCTACCCCCTCTTCAACGCCTTCCTTCCGCAATACCTGCAAAGGGCCGGCGGTGGACAGAGCCAGTCTACGGACATCGTCTACCGCAATTACGCCATTACCTCCATTGTTGGCCTTCCGGGTTCTGTCCTGGCCTGCTTCACTGTTGATATCAAGTACATTGGCCGCAAAGGCACCATGATCGCCGGCACCCTGATCACCGGTGTCCTTCTTTTCTGCTTCACCGCGTCTACAGATCCGGACATCCAGCTCGTCTGCTCTTCTCTCGAGGCCTTCTTCCAGAACATCATGTACGGCGTCTTGTACGCCTACACGCCCGAGGTCTTCCCGGCCCCCAACCGAGGTACTGGCAGCGGAATCTCGAGCTGCCTGAACCGAATCGCCGGACTGTGTGCTCCCATCGTGGCCATCTACGGCGCGAGCGCGAACCCGGATGCTCCGATCTATGCATCTGGCGCGCTGATCCTTGCCGCCTTCGTGGCTATGATTTTCCTCCCCATTGAAACCAGGGGGAGACAGACGCTGTAA
- a CDS encoding uncharacterized protein (transcript_id=CADANIAT00005965): MAPLPSKLVLFLSLGTLLHQTGAAPQQAQKSKCANCGQQTVTSAVTVCTSTPVGGGTQTPTAPGGVLPTPSGPGGGGGGHPSQPGGGSGTPSQPGGSGSSTPSVTVPVPSGTGVEGGGGTPSQPGGGGGTSPSVTPTVPGGVVPSPSGPGGGGATPSQPGGSGTSPSSTPTVPGVTVPSPSGPSETPGESQPPAAGGGGGGGQPGGPGQPGGPGQPGGPGQPGGGGPGGPGGPGGPGGAGGPGGPGGPGDQPGGGQPGHPGGPGGPGGAGGPGGPGGPGGPGGGQPGGGGGGTCLCQCPCDGKNNHPQGPGGWGGQGWVANGWGGDGWSEHGWKGQGPNSQVQDGASWPEHGGGGPHNPENNNKVKRLLAAPRGQGSDGHSGDSTFTLPTVPAPTPTDYKSGAGTPSAHSIHGHNDPDYRESDHTNADFNDSDYKDPGRKHSGYKDSDYEDPSDDENEAKYPKYHCYKHPHDPRCKDPKYIGYIDPKAPDYDKYADPGYGGHGGPGGRGGHGGSGYDGQDGQRGYSDYRDEDDNGQEQPSITEAPVAGITGGNIGTGAAAGAGGGYGSNRAATESSTLSSTRKATPTSSASPTSSAVASSTSSFQLPTINTRVLRWW; encoded by the coding sequence ATGGCCCCGTTGCCTAGCAAActtgtcctcttcctctctctggGGACGCTGCTCCATCAGACGGGGGCTGCCCCTCAACAAGCCCAGAAATCGAAATGCGCTAACTGTGGACAACAAACTGTGACCAGCGCGGTTACTGTGTGTACCTCAACGCCTGTGGGCGGAGGTACCCAGACCCCAACTGCGCCTGGAGGAGTACTACCGACTCCCTCTGGACcgggcggaggcggaggtggaCATCCCAGTCAACCTGGAGGAGGTAGTGGTACCCCAAGCCAGCCTGGAGGGAGCGGAAGCAGCACACCAAGCGTGACTGTACCAGTTCCTTCCGGTACCGgggttgaaggaggaggtggaaCTCCAAGCCAGCccggaggtggagggggaaCCAGCCCTAGCGTTACCCCAACTGTGCCTGGAGGGGTAGTACCAAGTCCGTCTGGACCAGGTGGAGGTGGCGCAACTCCAAGCCAACCTGGAGGAAGCGGAACAAGCCCTAGCAGTACCCCAACTGTGCCTGGAGTAACTGTACCGAGTCCCTCTGGACCAAGTGAAACACCAGGCGAAAgccagcctcctgctgctggtggtggtggtggtggtgggcAGCCTGGTGGTCCTGGTCAGCCTGGTGGTCCTGGTCAGCCTGGTGGTCCTGGTCAGcctggtggtggtggtccCGGAGGTCCCGGAGGGCCTGGAGGTCCTGGAGGTGCTGGGGGTCCTGGCGGTCCTGGCGGTCCCGGTGACCAACCTGGCGGAGGCCAGCCTGGTCATCCTGGTGGTCCCGGAGGTCCCGGAGGTGCTGGGGGGCCTGGAGGGCCTGGCGGCCCGGGTGGCCCTGGAGGGGGCCAGccaggaggcggcggtggaGGCACATGCTTGTGTCAGTGCCCATGTGACGGTAAAAACAATCATCCACAGGGACCTGGAGGTTGGGGTGGACAGGGATGGGTTGCAAATGGTTGGGGTGGGGATGGATGGAGCGAACATGGATGGAAAGGTCAGGGACCGAACAGTCAAGTACAGGACGGAGCCAGTTGGCCTGAGCATGGAGGCGGGGGGCCTCATAACCCCGAGAATAACAACAAAGTGAAACGACTCCTCGCAGCGCCTCGAGGTCAGGGTAGTGACGGACATTCGGGAGACAGTACATTCACGCTTCCCACAGTACCAGCTCCGACTCCTACTGACTACAAATCTGGAGCAGGTACTCCGTCTGCTCACTCAATTCACGGCCATAACGACCCTGATTATCGAGAATCTGACCACACCAATGCAGATTTTAATGATTCCGATTATAAAGATCCCGGTCGAAAACATTCCGGCTACAAAGATTCTGACTACGAAGATCCTAGCGACGATGAAAATGAGGCCAAATATCCGAAATATCACTGCTACAAGCACCCTCACGATCCCCGCTGCAAAGACCCCAAGTACATTGGCTACATAGACCCGAAGGCCCCCGACTATGATAAATACGCCGATCCTGGCTATGGAGGTCATGGAGGCCCTGGGGGTCGTGGAGGCCATGGCGGTTCTGGTTACGACGGTCAGGACGGTCAGCGTGGATATTCCGACTAtagagatgaagacgacaATGGCCAGGAACAGCCTTCGATAACTGAGGCGCCAGTAGCAGGCATCACTGGTGGCAACATTGGAACCGGGGCCgcagccggagctggaggcggcTACGGGAGTAACAGAGCTGCCACAGAATCGAGCACTCTGAGCTCTACCAGAAAAGCCACACCAACTTCCTCAGCTAGTCCGACCTCATCAGCGGTGGCATCGTCCACGAGTTCATTCCAACTGCCTACTATCAACACTAGGGTATTGCGTTGGTGGTAA